In Paenibacillus stellifer, the DNA window GCCTTCCCGCCGCCTCCTGACGCTGCTACGCGAGGATCTTGGACTCACCGGGACGAAGCGTTCCTGCGAACTCGGACGCTGCGGCGCCTGCATGGTGCTTATGGACGGCAAGCCGGTCAATTCTTGCCTGACGATGGCTTATCAGTGCGAAGGCGCGGAGATCACCACGATTGAAGGCTTAAGCGCCGGAGGGCTGCATCCCGTTCAGCAGGCTTTTCTCGAAGAAGGCGGGTTCCAATGCGGCTATTGTACGCCGGGGATGGTCATCTCGGTTGTCGCCCTGCTGGCGGAGAATCCGAAGCCTGGACCTGAAGAAGTGGAAGAGGCGCTATCCGGCAATCTATGCCGGTGCACGGGATACGGCGGCATTCTGAGAGCCGTCAACAAAGCGATCAGCAAAGGGGTGGGCTAAGCCATGGGAACGCCAGCTGCACGGCTGACGCTGTCAGCATTGAATGAAATGAGCAGGGAAGCTTTTACGGAGACGCTGGGCGGCATCTTTGAGCATTCGCCCTGGGTGGCTGAAGGCGCGTACGAGTCCCGCCCTTTCGGGACGGTAAAGGAATTGCATGAGGCCATGATGAGAACAACCCGGGAAGCGGGAGAGGAACACATTCTGTCCTTGCTGCGGGCGCATCCTGATCTGGCCACAAGGCTCCAGGTGACGCCGCTGTCTGCAGCGGAGCAGAAGGGGGCCGGATTGGACCGGCTGACGCCGGAGGAATTCGCGGTTTTGACGGATTTGAACGTGAGATATACGGAGAAATATCTGTTTCCTTTCATTCTCGCCGTGCGCGGGAAGAACAAGGATGACATCATTGCATCGATTTCCAAACGGGTGAACGGTACGAAGGAGACCGAGTGGGAGCGGGCGATTGCGGAGATCGGCAAGATCACCAAGTTCCGTCTGGAGGATCTGTTTGGCACGAATGATGGACTGCGTGAAACATAGTAGTTTAGATCTTTTTTTAACAATTGAATACCACAATCTTGGCAAGAGGTTGTTCAGTATAAGAACACGGATGATGCTGCCGGAACGGCGGGGTGGTTTTACATAATACTTCATCCCGGCACAGAAAACACCCAAGTATAATAATTAGTCAATTATCCATGACGCTTCGGGAGGCTGCAGTGATGTACCGCACGCCCGTCGCTATCTGCGCTGTTACAAGGAGGAATCTAACATGAACGGTCGATTGACCACCCATGTGCTGGATTTGATGAAGGGCGTCCCGGCGGCCGGTCTGTTTCTGGAGCTGCGGAGGCTGGAAGGAGAGAACAGATTGCTGCTGAGGCAGGCGGCAACCAACGCTGACGGAAGGTTGGACGCGCCGCTGCTGGAGGGGGAAGACATGGAGCCCGGCGAGTATGAGCTGCTATTCCATGCAGGAGATTATTTCCGCAAGGGACAGGAAGAAGGCGGGAGCGGATCGCCGGCCGACATCGGCTTCCTTAATCTCATTCCAATCCGATTCCATATCGGCGCGGACGGCGGACATTATCATGTCCCGCTGCTGCTGGCTCCAGGCGGATACAGTACGTACCGGGGCAGCTAGCGGGTTGACCCAACCCAATATAATTCCATTCAAAGCTCTCGAACGGGACACGGCTGATGATTAGTGCTTAGTCATTGTTAACCGTTCACAATCATTAACTTGATGCGGTCCATGCACACTAGTACCCGTTCGCTCAACCGCATGGAAGAGTTCTATCCTGATGCAGAGCGGCGAATGCCGCAATTTTTCCACAGCAAGCTCTGCTGGCATGGAACCAGGGATTAACAGAAGAGAGCATAACGAAGACAAGGACCATGAGGGAGGGAACGGCAAATGAGCGAAACTTATGACATGATCATCAAAAACGGGCTGGTCGTGCTTCCGGATGAAGCCGTCAAACTCGATATCGGGATAGTTTCAGGCACCATCGCGTCACTCGCGCCGAATCTTGCGCCCGGTCCGGATACGGCTGTGATTGATGCCGAGGGGCAGCTCGTCTTTCCGGGCATGATCGACGCCCATGTCCATTTCAATGAGCCGTCGTTCGGTCACTGGGAGGGCTTCGATACCGGCTCGGCATCACTTGCGGCAGGCGGCTGCACGACCTATGTGGATATGCCGCTTAACGGCAATCCCCCAACGGTGAATCTGCGAGCACTGTCGCTGAAGGCGGGTCTTGCTGCGGGACATTCCGCCGTTGATTATGCGTTCTG includes these proteins:
- a CDS encoding (2Fe-2S)-binding protein; its protein translation is MYLLSFSINGHPVTAEVPPSRRLLTLLREDLGLTGTKRSCELGRCGACMVLMDGKPVNSCLTMAYQCEGAEITTIEGLSAGGLHPVQQAFLEEGGFQCGYCTPGMVISVVALLAENPKPGPEEVEEALSGNLCRCTGYGGILRAVNKAISKGVG
- the uraD gene encoding 2-oxo-4-hydroxy-4-carboxy-5-ureidoimidazoline decarboxylase, which codes for MGTPAARLTLSALNEMSREAFTETLGGIFEHSPWVAEGAYESRPFGTVKELHEAMMRTTREAGEEHILSLLRAHPDLATRLQVTPLSAAEQKGAGLDRLTPEEFAVLTDLNVRYTEKYLFPFILAVRGKNKDDIIASISKRVNGTKETEWERAIAEIGKITKFRLEDLFGTNDGLRET
- the uraH gene encoding hydroxyisourate hydrolase, which gives rise to MNGRLTTHVLDLMKGVPAAGLFLELRRLEGENRLLLRQAATNADGRLDAPLLEGEDMEPGEYELLFHAGDYFRKGQEEGGSGSPADIGFLNLIPIRFHIGADGGHYHVPLLLAPGGYSTYRGS